The Agromyces marinus genome window below encodes:
- a CDS encoding SixA phosphatase family protein, with protein sequence MKTLVLVRHAKSDWGDPGLADHDRPLNDRGRRDAPAMAERLGRLGTVPGLIVSSTALRARTTAEAMAEGLGLDPSALRLDERLYGAGPATILEIAGQTPDDVDTVMLVAHDPGMTDLAYRLSDGTVDRMPTCAVVRVRIAAESWRDLENAVIVDVHRETPR encoded by the coding sequence ATGAAGACGCTCGTGCTCGTGCGCCACGCGAAGTCGGACTGGGGCGACCCGGGGCTGGCCGACCACGACCGGCCGCTGAACGACCGCGGCCGGCGCGACGCCCCAGCGATGGCGGAGCGCCTCGGCCGTCTCGGCACCGTGCCCGGCCTGATCGTGTCGAGCACGGCGCTGCGGGCCCGCACGACCGCCGAGGCGATGGCCGAAGGCCTCGGTCTCGACCCGTCGGCGCTCCGACTCGACGAGCGGCTCTACGGCGCGGGCCCCGCGACCATCCTCGAGATCGCCGGGCAGACGCCCGACGATGTCGACACCGTCATGCTCGTCGCCCACGACCCGGGGATGACCGACCTCGCCTACCGGCTCTCCGACGGCACGGTCGATCGCATGCCCACGTGCGCCGTCGTCCGGGTGCGCATCGCCGCCGAGTCGTGGCGCGATCTCGAGAACGCGGTCATCGTCGACGTCCACCGCGAGACCCCGCGCTGA
- a CDS encoding arginase family protein, with protein sequence MSAQSPTTPLSHDPLWPRAGDWPMLDDLPGDGRAALAILGVPAWRTSLSPTNAHATPAAVREALRRYSAALVPDGSRGRGPVDLAQLGFVDAGDIREPDGDDGEARTRARMADVLERAGSVVALGGDNSVTVATALGAFGDDLERAGLVTIDAHYDLRDGVSNGSPVRRLVEAGLDPRRIVQIGIQDFANSAEYARRADELGITVIHRDELHGRRPADVMAEALEIAGAAGGPIHLDVDVDACDRSVVPACPASVPGGLAAWELRGLVRAAATDARVRSADLVEIDATADSVDGRTVRLAALCVLEFAAGLAERAPSAA encoded by the coding sequence ATGAGCGCGCAGTCCCCGACCACCCCCCTCTCGCACGATCCGCTCTGGCCGCGAGCCGGTGACTGGCCGATGCTCGACGACCTGCCCGGCGACGGCCGCGCGGCGCTCGCGATCCTCGGCGTGCCGGCGTGGCGCACCTCGCTGTCGCCGACGAACGCGCACGCGACCCCCGCCGCGGTGCGCGAAGCGCTCCGCAGGTACAGCGCGGCCCTCGTGCCAGACGGGTCCCGCGGCCGCGGGCCGGTCGACCTCGCGCAGCTCGGGTTCGTCGACGCCGGCGACATCCGCGAACCCGACGGCGACGACGGCGAGGCGCGCACGCGCGCCCGCATGGCCGACGTGCTCGAACGGGCCGGATCCGTCGTGGCGCTCGGCGGCGACAACTCGGTGACGGTCGCCACCGCCCTGGGGGCCTTCGGCGACGACCTCGAGCGCGCGGGACTCGTGACGATCGACGCGCACTACGATCTCCGCGACGGCGTCTCGAACGGCTCGCCCGTGCGCCGGCTCGTCGAAGCCGGGCTCGACCCGCGTCGCATCGTGCAGATCGGCATCCAGGATTTCGCGAACTCCGCCGAGTACGCGCGTCGCGCCGACGAACTCGGGATCACCGTGATCCACCGCGACGAGCTCCACGGCCGCCGACCCGCCGACGTGATGGCCGAGGCGCTCGAGATCGCCGGCGCCGCCGGCGGCCCGATCCACCTCGACGTCGACGTCGACGCGTGCGACCGGTCGGTCGTGCCGGCATGCCCCGCATCGGTTCCCGGCGGGCTCGCGGCCTGGGAACTGCGCGGCCTCGTGCGCGCCGCGGCGACCGACGCCCGCGTCCGCAGCGCCGACCTCGTCGAGATCGACGCGACCGCCGACAGCGTCGACGGCCGCACCGTCCGCCTCGCGGCGCTGTGCGTGCTCGAGTTCGCCGCCGGGCTCGCCGAGCGTGCCCCGTCGGCGGCGTGA